The genome window TAGTTTTGGATAAGGAGGTTGTTCACGGAGGAATGCCAAAACGCATAGAGAATGCAAAGATTGCATTGCTCAATGCACCACTTGAAATTGAAAAGACAGAGTTTGATGCAAAGATAAACATCAACTCCCCAGATCAAATGCAGATCTATATAGACGAGGAAAACAAGATGCTCAAAAAGCTTGTAGACAAGATAGTCGCATCTGGCGCGAACATCGTCTTGTGCCAAAAGGGAATAGACGACATGGCGCAGTATTATCTTGCAAAAGCAAACATCCTTGGAGTTAGAAGGATCAAGGAGAGCGACCTAACCAAGCTTTCAAAGGCAACTGGTGCTAGAATTGTCACCAACATCAACGAGCTGACAGACAAGGATCTTGGCTCTGCAAAGATTGTCGAAGAGAGACAGGTAGAGTCAGACAAATGGGTCTTCATCGAAGGATGTAAGAATCCAAAAGCCGTCTCAATTTTAGCCAGAGGTGGCTCACAAAGAGTGGTAGATGAAGTAGAACGCTCAATCCACGATGCCTTAATGGCAGTAAAGGATGTGGTGGAATATCCAGTCATCCTAGTTGGTGGAGGGGCCCCAGAAGCCAGAGTAGCAGCAAAACTAAGAGAATGGGCAAACTCGTTAGAGGGACGCCCACAGTTAGCAGCGCAAAAATTCGCAGAAGGTCTTGAGACCATACCGTTGGTTCTGGCCGAAAATGCCGGAATGGATCCGCTTGATACTCAGGTCCAGCTCAGATCAAAAGCGACGTCAGGAAAAGCAACCTTTGGAATTGACGTAACAAATGCCAAAGTAGCTGACCTTGAGTCCCAGAACGTGATAGAGCCGCTTGCAGTAAAGGAGCAAGTGGTAAATGCGGCAACAGAGGCAGCATGCATGATTCTGCGAATCGATGATGTCATTGCGGCATCAAAATCCTCAAGTCATGCTCCAAGTCCTGCCGGCCTACCCGGAATGGGTGGCATGGGCGGAATGGACATGTAACCTCTCTTTTCATTTTTTGTTACTCGTGTTGCAAGACAGACAATACATGATACATAATTTTGATTTCGCGTATCTTACAATGTTGAATGCTCGAATTATGTCTGAAGAGCCCAGACATTTAATGTCCGGGCCCCAAATGGGCCCACAGGGATTTGAACCCTGGATTTTCGCCGTGTAAGGGCGACGTCATAACCGATCTGGACCATGAGCCCAGCAAAATTCCTTCTCAGAAACCATTTAAACTTTGAGAAGTTGGACAAAAATAATCGTTGACTGACAAGACAGACATCGGCTTTTTCTCTAGCTCCATTGGACTGGGCCACGCAACGCGAGACATCGCAATCGCACAGCATTTTGACGGCATTTTAGCAAAATTTGTAACTGGAAACGGTGCTGCCAAATTATTTTCAGAGTACGGATTTTCAGTAAACGACTCCTATGTACCCCCAAAATTCAAAATCAAAAACGGATCGCTTCAGAAATCACTCAAATGGCTTTTTGCATATTACCAATACTACAAAGAATGCATAGGAATTGCAAAAGAATTTGTGAAAAACGAAAAACCCAAAGTGATCGTAAGCGATGAGGACTTTGCATCCCTTACAGTAGCACAACAAAACAAAATCCCGTCCATTCTAATCACAGACATCTTAGAGACAAGATTCACAAAAGGAATTGGTGCAGTTATCGAGAAGAAGATGAACCAGTCAATGAAAAACATCATACAAAATTGCAGTGTTGTGATAATGCCAGAATTTGGCCAAGATCAGGACAACATCAAAATGGTAGGACCAATAGTACGAGCCACAAAACATAGTAGAGACGAATTAAGGGAAAAATTCTCATTTTCCAGAAAAACAATCACACTAAGTGTAGGCGGAACTGATGCGGGTATGTTTCTAATTGAAAAAACAATCGACGTATTTTCAAAGCTAAATCTAGACGCAGACTTGGTGGTCGTGTCAGGACCATCTTTGAAAATAGACACACAAAACGTCAGAAATCTTGGATTTGTCAACAACCTGCACGAGATAATATACGCATCAGATCTTGTCATTTCACTTGCTGGAAAATCCACCATCGACGAGTCAAAAGCATATGGAACGCCTGGAATTTTCATTCCAATCAAGAACCACTTTGAGCAGGAAGACAATGCAAGACAGATTGGATACCAATACGAGGATGTTTTTCATCTTGATACCCTTATCCCCAGAAAACTAGAATCATGTAGAACCTCTGTTGAGACGAACGGCGCAAGCCGTGCCTATGAAATCATCAAGAAATATCTGACATAATCGCTAATGCTTAAAAGAGGATTTAGGTTTTTGAAAACCACGAATTGGAAAAACTAGCTGTTGCAAAATTTGGTGGTAGTGCAAGTGGAATTGATGGCGAGCACGTATTAGACATAATCAATCGCATCAAAGATCTAAAAAAAGACTCCAAAGTAATTACGGTTTTTTCCGCCCCCCTCACCATACATGACGGAAAGAGAAAATCACTAACTGACTTGGCATTGTTACTTGGAAGAAAAGCGGAGGAGGGAACAATACCCGATATCAATGAAATCAGAAGACCTTACGAGAAGATTCTCAATTTTGTATCAGAGTCATACATGACTGAATGCAAAAAAATAATCGATTCGTTTTTGGAAAAAACTCAGCAGGCATACAATGAGGCGATGCAGAGGCGCTTATTTGCAGACGAAGTACGTTCAAGGGCACTTGCGTTTTCAGGTGAAATTCTCATGTCATACATGATGAACTATATCATGAAAAGCAACGGCATAAAATCAGACGTAGTCTCATACGATATTTGGCCAATCATAACAGACAACAACATAGAGTCAACTAACTTTCTTGCCTCAGAGTCCATAAAGAGAATAGAGCCAGTAGAGCAACTTCTAAAGGAAAACGACGTTCTATCAATTGGTGGCTTTATTGGAAAAACAGTGGACGGTGCAGAGACCACGTACGAACGCGGAGGCTCAGATAGGACCGCGGCAGATCTGGGCATACTGTTTCACAAAAAATATGATACCAGAATTGATTTTGAAAAGGACAGTGCAGTCGTGTCAGCAGATCCAAGGGTCGTATCAGAAGAGCTGGAGGACATTTCTCAGCTTTCATACAACGAGGCAAGACTTGCAGGAATGTTTGGAATGAAAATCCTAGACCCTATTGCGATCAAAGAAATTTTGGAAAACGGAGTAGATATGCCAATCATGATAACAAACATGAAAAACCCGCAGAAAATAACAACCATAAAGAGAAGATCAGACAATCAAAACGGTCATCCGCTAAAAATTGTGACAGGGAAACGAAACTGCGCAATACTCAAAATAGAAAGCGAGTCCGCAAAGAGACTGCTTGAATCACTTGAAAAAGACAAAAGATACAGCGAGTTTGTCATACTTTCTCCCTTTACAAAAGACGATATCGAGTTTACAAGAATTCTATTTTTGGATTCTGATTATGTCAAGCGAAACGAAAGATATGTTCTTGGATTTGACTCCCTAGCCACAATCACGTACAATCGTGGAGTCATCACATTAATCGGAGATGAAATGTGGCGAGTCCACCAAATTGTGTCAAAGGCAAGCTCGCGAATAGGTGATGCAGGCCTCAACATCTTGAACATGGACGCGCAGGAAGAGACGTCACGGGTCATCATAGTGACTGATGACTCTGATGACAATATCGAAAAAGCAATTCGTGCAGTACATTCGGAAAGATCAAAAATAACATTTACTTGAATTTGAAAACAAAATCGCAAATGGCCCTTCAGGGTTGTCCCGTCAGAGCCACGCTGGGTTTGTTCTTGGACCATTTATCTAGATTCAGTCCGGCGTTACCCAAAACACGCACTGTTTAGTATTGATCGAAGCAATATTTAGACCTGATCTATATAGTCTATCAATTTCGTGCCTAGATTCACAATCACCAGATGCAGATGGAGTCAATTTTCTAGGTTATGCATGATTCATTGGCCGAATTTTCCGCCCGCAGCATACCACAACGCAAGGCCGGCCCCAATCATCACATACCACTTGATGTTTCTCTTGTCAAGGAACACGTTTTTTGGATTTAGTTCTTCTTCGGTATTAATCGACTTGCGTATTTTTCTCATCTCAAATCCCTGGCCAACAAGACCTCCTACAAGAAGCGCCACTGCTACAAACGGAATAATTGATTCCACGGTTAGGGTAACCATTTTCACATATTTAGTCCTGTGCCTGAACCATTCAGGATAACTCTTTAAATTACGAATGTTTATGCATCGTTCTATGAAAGAAGTGGGCAAGATCTGGATGAACGGTAAGCTTGTACCGTTCAAGGACGCAAAGGTTCACGTCTTGACCCATGCATTGCATTATTCAACTGCAGTCTTTGAGGGAATCAGATGTTATAACACACCAAGGGGCTCTGCCATTTTTAGACTTCCAGAACATGTAGACAGATTATTCAAATCAGCAAAAATGTATTCAATGAAGATGCAGTTTTCAAAGGATCAGATCACAGATGGAATAATAAAAACAGTAAAGGCAAGCGGTCTTAAGGAATGCTACATCAGACCTCTAGCATATTACGGATATGGTACGATGGGACTGACTCCGACTCCAAACAAAGTAGACGTTTCAATAGCATGTTGGGAATGGAAGCTTGGCGAGTCAAAGGCAGGAAAACTGACAGGTGCAAGGTGTAAGATTTCAAGCTGGCTCCGAATAGATTCCAGATCGCAGCCAATGCAGGCAAAGGCAGCGTCAAACTATGCAAATGCGGCACTGGCAAGAGTAGAGGCCCTAAACAACGGATACGATGAAGCAATAATGCTAAACTATCATGGAAAAATAACAGAGGGCAGTGCAGAAAACATTTTTGTGATAAGAAATGGTGAAATTTTCACACCGCCACTTACATCTGGAATACTGGAGGGAATCACACGAGATAGTGCCATCCAGATACTTGCCGCAAACGGACAAAACGTAATTGAAAGAGAACTTGACAGGGACGACCTTTATTCTGCAGACGAGATATTCATGACAGGCACCGCTGCGGAGGTAAAGTCAGTATCCCAAGTAGACGACATTATTATCGGAGATGGAAAAATTGGCATGACCACAAAACAACTGCAGAAATCATTCATGGATGTAGCAATGGGCAAAGATGAGCGATTTGTTCACTGGCTAAAATACATCTAGAACGCAGGTTTTTTAGAGATTTTACTGTACCAAAACCATGGATTCTTGCTCAGTAGGCGGAAAGAGCGACGAAATTTGCTGGTTTTGCAAAAAGGGCAGGCATTCAGAATGCATGAAAGAAATCCCAATCGATGCAAAATCAGAAGGTCCACATGACTGTACATTTGACACCAAGATGATACCTTGCAAGTGTGCCCACTGAAATATCAAATACTACATTCCTTGAGACCATACCATGAGTAACAATACAGAATATTGGAACAAGTATGCAGAAAATTCTAATTCAAATTATAACGAAGAGATGGCAAAGTTCATCCGAGACTTGGCAGTGTCATTAAGGGTTCAAAATGTGCTCGAGGTTGGTTGCAATTCCGGAAATGACTTGAAATTATTCCCGCAAGAACTTGACGTTTCTGGAATTGATCCTAACGAGTCTGCAATTAGAAAGGCTAGCCAGAGCCTGCCACACTTCAAGTTCAAAGTAGGCTCGATTACTGAACTGCCGTTTGAAGATTCTTCCTTTGATTTTGTATTTACAAGAAATGTTCTAAACTATATTGGTGATGAAAACATGAAAAAATCAGTAAATGAGCTGTTCAGGGTTTCTCGAAAATATATTTTAAATGTTGAATATTTTTCAGATAATGAAAGTCAGATACCAGACGCTTTCATTTCGATACGGGGCAGAAACATGTACAAACGCTGGCTTGATTTTAAGGTAAAGATAATCAGTAATGTGGACATGCATGAAGAGATTGATCCGAAAAAATCCAAATTTACTCTAATAAGAAAAATTTAGTATGTAGCAGTTTTCGTCTTACTTGCTACTTGTTGGTTTTACAGTCGTCGGCTTTGTCGTTGTCTTTGGTTTTGGTTCTGTCTTCTTTGGTTCTGTCTTCTTTGGTTCTGTCTTCTTTGGTTCTGTCTTCTTTGGTTCTGTCTTCTTTGGTTCTGTCTTCTTTGGTTCTGTCTTCTTTGGTTCTGTCTTCTTTGGTTCTGTCTTCTTTGGTTCTGTCTTCTTTGGTTCTGTCTTCTTTGGTTCTGTCTTCTTTGGTTCTGTCTTCTTGTCAGTTGTATCAGACTTGACTAAATCAGTGCCTGCTTGCTTTGCAGAACCGTAATTCCAGACTGTTTCTCCGTTGAATTTTATTCTTGCCAGTCCTTGTTTTCCTAACTCCTGAACTGCCGGAGGCAGTGGGTCATAAAGCAACGGCTTTGAGAATTTCTGACCGTCCGTTATCATCCAGTGAACCAAATGAACTAGAGCTTTGGCCTCATCCATGTCTTTTACCGACCTGTCAATGTTCTCATAGAGAAGCAGATAGGTAAAACTTGCAATCGGATACGAATTTTCGCCTGGTGCGTTAGTAATGCTTACTTTGCTCCAATCGGCTTCTGCTTTTGGTAGTTGATTTACGTCAAATGCACTTACCGCTGCAAATACAGATTCAAGGTTTGGTTCTATGAATTTGGTCTTGTCTGCGTTTTGCAAATATGCATAGGTCATTCCATTTTGAAATGCATATGCTAACTCAACATATCCAATTGCATACTTTGTGTTTCTTGTAGCCCATGCAACACCCTCGTTTCCTGCAGCTCCAACACCTGTTGGCCATGGAACGCTTTTTCCTGCACCTACTTTGGTAGCCCATTCCTTGCTTACTTTTGATAGATAGTCTGTGAACACGTATGTGGTTCCCGAACCATCCGATCGTCTAGTAACAAGTATTGGCCTGTCCGGCATCTTGGTTTCTGGATTTAATTCAGCAATTTTTGGATCGTTCCATCTCTTTATTTTTCCAAGGTAGATGTCAGCTACGATTTCGCCCGTTAGCTTGAGTCCTGATTTTGGAACTTCAGGCAAGTAGTACGCCATGACTACAGATCCAATTGCTTCTGGGATATGCAATGTGCCTGAAGCAAGATTAGCTTCGGCAGTTGTAAGTGGTGCATCAGAAGCTCCAAAGTTAACGGTTCTTTCCGTGTGCTGTTTTACGCCCCCACCACTACCAATTGACTGATAGTTCACATTTACATTTGGATGTAGCTTGTTGTATTCTACTCTCCAAGTATCAATTAGCGGATACGGGAATGTAGCGCCCGCTCCGTTTATTGCAAAGCTTTTGTCAGACTTTGGCGGTTCTGGTCCAGACGCTGCGCTTGCAGACAAAGGTACAAAGACACTTGTCATAAGAATCAGACTGAGTGTTATTGAAAGTATTTTCTTCATTGATCAACGAGATTGTAATTTGATATATACAAATAATTGACATAGATTACATTTCATTCGTAAGTAGTCATATACTATATAGATTTGATTAAATACAAATTAAATTATTACAAAAATGCCTAATTTTTGAGAATCAAATTGTTTTTCCATGCGTAAAATTAAGATTAGAATTTTGATCTATATAGTCTACAGCATACACCATATGATACGCAATCAATATGGAATCTTCTTTATTATTTGTCTGCCAAAACGGCATCAATGATGAAAAACAAAACAATAACGACATCTGTTATTGCAGCAATTGCAATTACATCAATCGCATTGGTTTTTGGCTTATCACAAACCCAAAACATCGCTGCAGACACACCACAGGGAAACAGTGTCTATGTATTTGCCGAAGGAGTAAATCCGCAAATAACGTTCGGATTCAGAGATGGTACAGAAGTATCTGATTTCCAAGCATTTACACAAACTAATGCATTAAGTGGGGCTAACGGTATAGCTACTCAGCCAGAATTTACGCTAGTAAAAGTACCTGGTAATACACCACTCCTTTACAAAGCAGCCGATGAATTACTCGTAAAAGGTAAACGCGGCAGTATTGAATGGCAGTACAACAGATTCGACGCCAAAGTAGATCTAGTACAGGCTGGAGAACCAGTTAGATCCTTCAAATACACTGGCTGCGAAGTTACCAGCTATAGGGTGTATACTGATTGGGACAAAGAAGAAGGTTACACGACTGGTGGAAAGACAGGATTTGCTGTTCAGGACGAGTTTAAACTTCTGTGTCAGGGATTCTTTCCTCTAAATCCACAGTTAGACCAAATGAACGATGTAACATCAGAATATAAAACCAAATCCACGCTAGATCTGAAACAAGAAAACAACTAATTTTTTCTTTTTTATTTTTTATTTTTAATTATACAAAACTATTTTTCAGTTATAATGTTCTGAATGGTCTCATTTATTACAACTTCAATTATATCACTAGAGTATTCTGCAGTTCTTCGGATGTCTTCTAGAATAAACTTGATAGCAGTAGAGTTTTTTGACTCTCTCATCCCATACATGAGTTCCTTTTCGTCCTCTATCACTTTGGCTATGTTTGAGGCTACTTTTTCGGCCAAAATGTGGTCCTTATTGACTAGTGCAGATATGGAATTTTCAAAACAGCCAATCACCCCATTGCTCAGCATCTCTAATTCCTTGAGCATTTTTGGCTCGAGTGGTTCCTTTAGAAATCGGGTTCGCTTTGCCATGAGTGCGGCGTGATCAGCGATTCTTTCTATTCGAGATATTACCGTCCTAAAATTAAGACAGTCAGACGGCTGTTCCAATCCCACATCATAAAGCATGCTTGCATTTTGTATTGCCATCATCAGAGTTCTCATGATATAAAGGCTGAATCTGTCTACTTCGTCATCCATCCGTGCAACTTCCTCCCCGTATTCAACATCATGTTTTTTCAGAGCCTCGATTGCTTCACGATGCATGCTTGATGTCATAAGGTACATTCTTTTGAGCGCCACATCAAATGTTAATTCCGGAAGTCGAGTCAGAATCTGTATTGTTATGGATTCAGAATCAGACTCAACTATTTCCGTTCCTATCATCGAGCGGCGAACCAGATCCTTGATCAAACGTGAGTGCTCGGAGAGTATCTTCATCCCCCTTGTAGTTATTTGGATTGTTTTGTAGCCGTTCAGATACAACGCAATGATTTTTCTTCGTATGGATTCTTCAGGATCTTTTTGGCTAATTGTGATGATTGCCTTTTTTGCAGGCATCTCGGCACCGATTCCAGGATAAAGCGTCATGGACCTGTTTGCATTTTTTATTATTGTCATGTTATCACCGTTTTTGACTTTGAGCTCATCAACCCATTTTTTTGGAAGAGAAATTGTATATGTAGAACCGCCGCTTATCTGTATGCGCCTAGTTTGCTTTGTATCCTGTAATGATTGCAATCAGTATTTTAGAGATTTAACAGCTAATACTGGTTTGGTCTGTAAACTATATTGAGGCATATAGAACTATGTTCTCTCGGTAGAGTATGTACAGATCTTAGATAAGTCAAAGCAAGTTAGCCATCATATGTCAAAGCAGATTCCCTTCAGCAAGCGTAGGCTGCCTACCGACAAATTATTCAAAATTGGCGCCATGGTTGCAGGCTCGTATGTTTTGGTAATTATTGTGCTAATAGTATTTCAGTTATCATCAGAGTCTTACCCCATTTGGCAGCGCGAGGGGCTGGCGTTTTTGACAGGCTCAGATTGGAATGCAGTCGAGGGAAGAGAGTCATTTGGTGCAGCCCCCTACATACTTGGTACGCTGGTCACGGCAAGCCTTGCGATGATAATCGGTGTCCCATTGAGTATCGGTATTGCCATGTTCATTTCCCAGGCTCCGAAATATTTGAGCGGGCCCCTTTCTATTTTGATAGAATTGCTTGCAGCAGTTCCAAGCATAATATATGGACTGTGGGGAATTTTTGTTTTCAGGCAGATAATGCTTGATTGGGTCGAGTATCCGTTATACGGCATATTTGGAGACAATGTTTGGATTTTTTCTTCTGCCCCATTTGGACTAGACATCTTTAGTGCAAGTGTAATACTTGCAATTATGATCATCCCCACCATTTCTGCCGTGTCAAGGGAAATAATGATTGCAGTTCCCCAACAGCAAAAGGAGGCAGCATATATGCTTGGCGCGACCAAATGGGAAATGTTCAGGCTTGCCGTATTTCCCTATGCAAAAACAGGTCTAATTGGCGCTGCAATCTTAGGACTAGGCAGGGCAGTGGGCGAAACAATGGCAGTAACAATGCTAATTGGAAATGCCACGGGTCCAAGCGCCTTTCCACAATCATTATTCCAACCTGGGCAGACAATGTCAAGCATAATTGCAAACGAGTTCATTGAGGCATCTCCTGCATCATTGCACCTCCCAGCACTAGTAGGCGTTGGTCTCATCTTGTTGCTAGTTGCAATCTGCATCAATGTTGTTGCTCACATACTTGTTTCAAGAATGCTAAAGGTAAGAGAGGGGGCAATCAACGCATGATGTCGTCAAGTCAAAAACGCGCAGAATACAGATTACTTTTCAAACAAAACGTTAGCGGCAGACTGATAGTAGACAAAATCATGATGGGGATTGTCTTTGGCTGTGTGATTGCTGCGGTTATTCCGCTGGGCAGTATTTTACTTGAGGTCTTTAAAAACGGAATTTCTGCAATTTCAATCGAGTTTTTGACGCAGGTGCCAGGAGCAATAGGCTCAGGAGAGGGCGGAATAGGTCCTGCCATTCAAGGAACGCTGATTATTATCGGAATGTCAAGCATAATCGGCGTGCCAATCGGCGTGATGTCTGGGATTTTTCTTGCTGAATTTGGAGACAACAGACTTGGAAGAACTGTTCGCTTTTTCAATGATGTCTTCATGGAGTTCCCATCCATAGTTCTTGGAATATTTGCATTTTTGGTAATAGTACTAGTGCTTGGGCACTTTTCGTTGTGGGCAGGTGCCTTTGCATTATCGCTCATAATGTTTCCAATCGTAGCTAGAACAACAGAGGAATCACTGAAGATGGTCCCAATGACATACAGGGAGGCAGGCATTGCACTTGGATTAAAAAAATGGGTGATCACTTTTAGAATTGTCCTTTCTGCGGCAAAAAGCGGGATGATAACGGGCATTTTGCTATCTGTGGGAAGAATTGGCGGAGAAACTGCGCCACTAATCATGACGGTTCTGGGAAGCAGTCAGTTTTTTTCAGGAGTCGACTCCCCCATGGACGCATTGCCACTTAGGATTTGGCGCATGTCACTTTTACCATACGACAGTGCCCAGATGCAGGGGTGGGGGGCAGCACTGGTACTGATAATCATAATTCTTGCGATCAACATCACTGTAAGATATTATTTTGCAAAAAAGAGTAAGAAAGGAAAGATCCTAAGCAAGTTAATGGGTATGAGAAAAAAGTGACAGCAATCATGGACAGTAAACAAGACGATATTGAAAACATGCAGGATGATCATTTAGATAGTGAAAAAAAATACAAAATGATTGCAGAAAACGTTTCTGTGTTTTATGACGATGTCGAGGCTGTCAAAAATGTCACGATGAAATTCAAGGAACGATCAGTGACATCTCTAATTGGCCCCTCAGGATGCGGCAAGACCACATTTTTGCGTTGCCTAAACAGAATGCACGACATGACAAAAAATGCCAGAGTGCAAGGAAGAATTCTATTAGACGGGGAGGATCTGTATGCAAAGGACAAGGATCCAATATACCACAGGCGCAAAGTCGGCATGGTGTTTCAAAAACCAAACCCATTCCCAACAATGTCAATTTATGATAACGTTGCAGCGGGACTTCGTCTAAACGGAGTAAAAGATAGAAAAATCCTAGACGAGATAGTAGAAGACTCTCTAAAGATGGCATATGTGTGGGATGAGGTAAAAAACAATCTCAAAAAGCCAGCAATAGAGCTGTCAGGTGGCCAACAACAGAGACTCTGTATTGCACGTGCACTTGCAATTCAACCAGAAGTATTACTAATGGATGAACCGGCATCTGCGCTAGATCCAATAGCTACGCAGAAAATCGAGGAGACGATTACAGAGCTTGCCAGAGAATTCACAATAATCATCGTAACACACAACATGCAGCAGGCTGTTCGCGTTTCAGATTATACTGCATTTATGTATCTTGGAGATCTGATAGAATTTAATGAGACAAAAAAGATTTTTACTCAGCCAAAAAATGAACTGACCTCAAAGTACGTAAAGGGGCAATTTGGATAGATGACTCGCCTTATCGATCCCTCACTGAAAGAGCTTTCCTTACTGATGTCAGAAATGGGCGATCTTTCAATTCAAGGAATAATGCTTGCAATAGACTCGTATATTTATGGGAAAAATAGCGCAAAACAGGTTCATGACATATCAGATGAAATCACAAAAAAATATTATC of Candidatus Nitrosotenuis sp. DW1 contains these proteins:
- a CDS encoding branched-chain amino acid transaminase yields the protein MKEVGKIWMNGKLVPFKDAKVHVLTHALHYSTAVFEGIRCYNTPRGSAIFRLPEHVDRLFKSAKMYSMKMQFSKDQITDGIIKTVKASGLKECYIRPLAYYGYGTMGLTPTPNKVDVSIACWEWKLGESKAGKLTGARCKISSWLRIDSRSQPMQAKAASNYANAALARVEALNNGYDEAIMLNYHGKITEGSAENIFVIRNGEIFTPPLTSGILEGITRDSAIQILAANGQNVIERELDRDDLYSADEIFMTGTAAEVKSVSQVDDIIIGDGKIGMTTKQLQKSFMDVAMGKDERFVHWLKYI
- the thsB gene encoding thermosome subunit beta, whose protein sequence is MTTPQIVLLKEGTTQTKGNDAQKNNISAAKLIGELVRTSLGPRGMDKMLVDTLGDVTITNDGATILKEIDVQHPAAKMMVEISKATDTEVGDGTTSTVVLAGALLEKAEELIGKNVHPTVVVDGFKKASEKAIAELQQIGIKVDPLDKKLLKKVAVTTLSSKLVSSNSDELADIIVDAILSVAEKVGDKYKVDTDNVKLEKRGSSSIKNTELIHGIVLDKEVVHGGMPKRIENAKIALLNAPLEIEKTEFDAKININSPDQMQIYIDEENKMLKKLVDKIVASGANIVLCQKGIDDMAQYYLAKANILGVRRIKESDLTKLSKATGARIVTNINELTDKDLGSAKIVEERQVESDKWVFIEGCKNPKAVSILARGGSQRVVDEVERSIHDALMAVKDVVEYPVILVGGGAPEARVAAKLREWANSLEGRPQLAAQKFAEGLETIPLVLAENAGMDPLDTQVQLRSKATSGKATFGIDVTNAKVADLESQNVIEPLAVKEQVVNAATEAACMILRIDDVIAASKSSSHAPSPAGLPGMGGMGGMDM
- a CDS encoding class I SAM-dependent methyltransferase, which produces MSNNTEYWNKYAENSNSNYNEEMAKFIRDLAVSLRVQNVLEVGCNSGNDLKLFPQELDVSGIDPNESAIRKASQSLPHFKFKVGSITELPFEDSSFDFVFTRNVLNYIGDENMKKSVNELFRVSRKYILNVEYFSDNESQIPDAFISIRGRNMYKRWLDFKVKIISNVDMHEEIDPKKSKFTLIRKI
- the pstC gene encoding phosphate ABC transporter permease subunit PstC — its product is MSKQIPFSKRRLPTDKLFKIGAMVAGSYVLVIIVLIVFQLSSESYPIWQREGLAFLTGSDWNAVEGRESFGAAPYILGTLVTASLAMIIGVPLSIGIAMFISQAPKYLSGPLSILIELLAAVPSIIYGLWGIFVFRQIMLDWVEYPLYGIFGDNVWIFSSAPFGLDIFSASVILAIMIIPTISAVSREIMIAVPQQQKEAAYMLGATKWEMFRLAVFPYAKTGLIGAAILGLGRAVGETMAVTMLIGNATGPSAFPQSLFQPGQTMSSIIANEFIEASPASLHLPALVGVGLILLLVAICINVVAHILVSRMLKVREGAINA
- a CDS encoding amino acid kinase family protein, whose amino-acid sequence is MEKLAVAKFGGSASGIDGEHVLDIINRIKDLKKDSKVITVFSAPLTIHDGKRKSLTDLALLLGRKAEEGTIPDINEIRRPYEKILNFVSESYMTECKKIIDSFLEKTQQAYNEAMQRRLFADEVRSRALAFSGEILMSYMMNYIMKSNGIKSDVVSYDIWPIITDNNIESTNFLASESIKRIEPVEQLLKENDVLSIGGFIGKTVDGAETTYERGGSDRTAADLGILFHKKYDTRIDFEKDSAVVSADPRVVSEELEDISQLSYNEARLAGMFGMKILDPIAIKEILENGVDMPIMITNMKNPQKITTIKRRSDNQNGHPLKIVTGKRNCAILKIESESAKRLLESLEKDKRYSEFVILSPFTKDDIEFTRILFLDSDYVKRNERYVLGFDSLATITYNRGVITLIGDEMWRVHQIVSKASSRIGDAGLNILNMDAQEETSRVIIVTDDSDDNIEKAIRAVHSERSKITFT
- the pstS gene encoding phosphate ABC transporter substrate-binding protein PstS — protein: MKKILSITLSLILMTSVFVPLSASAASGPEPPKSDKSFAINGAGATFPYPLIDTWRVEYNKLHPNVNVNYQSIGSGGGVKQHTERTVNFGASDAPLTTAEANLASGTLHIPEAIGSVVMAYYLPEVPKSGLKLTGEIVADIYLGKIKRWNDPKIAELNPETKMPDRPILVTRRSDGSGTTYVFTDYLSKVSKEWATKVGAGKSVPWPTGVGAAGNEGVAWATRNTKYAIGYVELAYAFQNGMTYAYLQNADKTKFIEPNLESVFAAVSAFDVNQLPKAEADWSKVSITNAPGENSYPIASFTYLLLYENIDRSVKDMDEAKALVHLVHWMITDGQKFSKPLLYDPLPPAVQELGKQGLARIKFNGETVWNYGSAKQAGTDLVKSDTTDKKTEPKKTEPKKTEPKKTEPKKTEPKKTEPKKTEPKKTEPKKTEPKKTEPKKTEPKKTEPKKTEPKPKTTTKPTTVKPTSSK
- a CDS encoding glycosyltransferase, with amino-acid sequence MTDKTDIGFFSSSIGLGHATRDIAIAQHFDGILAKFVTGNGAAKLFSEYGFSVNDSYVPPKFKIKNGSLQKSLKWLFAYYQYYKECIGIAKEFVKNEKPKVIVSDEDFASLTVAQQNKIPSILITDILETRFTKGIGAVIEKKMNQSMKNIIQNCSVVIMPEFGQDQDNIKMVGPIVRATKHSRDELREKFSFSRKTITLSVGGTDAGMFLIEKTIDVFSKLNLDADLVVVSGPSLKIDTQNVRNLGFVNNLHEIIYASDLVISLAGKSTIDESKAYGTPGIFIPIKNHFEQEDNARQIGYQYEDVFHLDTLIPRKLESCRTSVETNGASRAYEIIKKYLT
- a CDS encoding PhoU domain-containing protein: MQSLQDTKQTRRIQISGGSTYTISLPKKWVDELKVKNGDNMTIIKNANRSMTLYPGIGAEMPAKKAIITISQKDPEESIRRKIIALYLNGYKTIQITTRGMKILSEHSRLIKDLVRRSMIGTEIVESDSESITIQILTRLPELTFDVALKRMYLMTSSMHREAIEALKKHDVEYGEEVARMDDEVDRFSLYIMRTLMMAIQNASMLYDVGLEQPSDCLNFRTVISRIERIADHAALMAKRTRFLKEPLEPKMLKELEMLSNGVIGCFENSISALVNKDHILAEKVASNIAKVIEDEKELMYGMRESKNSTAIKFILEDIRRTAEYSSDIIEVVINETIQNIITEK